From a single Collibacillus ludicampi genomic region:
- a CDS encoding helix-turn-helix domain-containing protein gives MIRLDPLSQIMGVEEAAKLWGTTPGYVKNLCAEGKVRAVKIGKTWILDKNQPNPLKQAAKD, from the coding sequence GTGATTCGTTTGGACCCGCTTTCTCAAATCATGGGTGTTGAAGAAGCCGCGAAACTTTGGGGCACAACACCCGGCTACGTTAAAAATCTTTGTGCCGAAGGTAAGGTACGCGCCGTCAAGATCGGCAAGACCTGGATTCTTGATAAGAACCAACCCAACCCCTTGAAACAAGCTGCTAAAGATTAG
- a CDS encoding terminase large subunit domain-containing protein: MKGPTIITEKELTSDVLAEVLATESGYIELLSDPAVEFEDYQREFLEATERFQIYLKGRQLGFSFVSAARALARSQNLDDYTCIIASYKLDDSKEKIRYAKQLYDALPDQYKKRKMVDNATSLEFVDKSGRKSTGTRIIAQGKGPIRGKGSNNVLDIILDEFAFFGSFDAPVYTSAVPVLTRVKHGSLTIISTPLGKVGKFYEIWDGVKKFRNYKRRTIYWWDFSLLCKDVPRARREAPDMHTLQRVEEFGTEQLHELFNAMDLESFQQEFECAFIDDSTSYFPLAMVYACVMDDENGEQDQLMARDLKELREKTIGSLGGGYDVGRRKDASELVSLDDTGNGKVLRYLASYKQSDFELQERELSRFLEIAKPLRLCIDETGIGMQMAEGLRKKYGSQVEPIPFTNANKEAMAIALHKEFEKGRAGILIPNDRDLISQIVAIKREVTSTGAFRYSVERNEKHHGDKFWALALANWALQAKAKEIVLEEPITVTYDDILNQGSYFDYL; this comes from the coding sequence ATGAAAGGTCCAACGATCATAACTGAAAAAGAGTTAACTTCGGATGTACTGGCTGAAGTACTGGCAACAGAAAGTGGGTACATTGAGCTTTTGTCAGATCCGGCTGTAGAGTTTGAGGATTACCAGCGCGAGTTCCTAGAGGCTACGGAACGTTTCCAGATCTACCTGAAAGGTCGACAGCTGGGTTTCTCTTTCGTGTCAGCTGCTCGAGCGCTTGCAAGATCGCAGAACCTGGACGATTACACTTGCATCATAGCCTCCTACAAGCTGGATGATTCGAAAGAGAAGATCCGTTACGCAAAGCAGTTGTATGACGCACTCCCGGATCAGTACAAGAAGCGTAAGATGGTAGACAATGCCACGTCATTGGAATTCGTCGATAAATCGGGACGCAAGTCAACCGGCACCCGGATCATAGCGCAAGGGAAAGGGCCGATCCGCGGTAAAGGATCGAATAACGTCTTGGATATCATCCTGGACGAATTCGCGTTCTTCGGCAGCTTTGACGCACCAGTGTATACATCGGCCGTTCCCGTTCTTACGCGGGTAAAGCACGGCTCGCTGACAATCATCAGCACACCGCTGGGTAAGGTCGGCAAGTTCTACGAGATCTGGGACGGAGTGAAGAAGTTCCGGAACTACAAACGACGAACGATCTATTGGTGGGACTTCTCGTTGCTTTGTAAAGACGTACCGCGCGCACGAAGAGAAGCGCCCGACATGCACACTCTCCAGCGGGTTGAGGAGTTCGGCACAGAGCAGCTACACGAGCTGTTCAACGCTATGGATCTCGAATCGTTCCAGCAAGAGTTCGAATGTGCTTTCATTGACGACTCGACGTCATACTTCCCGTTGGCCATGGTGTATGCCTGTGTGATGGATGACGAAAACGGAGAGCAGGACCAGTTGATGGCCAGAGATTTAAAGGAGCTGCGTGAAAAAACTATCGGCTCACTTGGGGGTGGGTACGATGTAGGTCGCCGTAAGGATGCTTCTGAATTGGTGAGCCTTGATGATACAGGAAACGGAAAGGTTCTTCGGTACTTGGCGTCCTATAAACAGTCAGATTTTGAGCTGCAAGAGCGGGAGTTAAGCCGCTTTTTGGAGATCGCAAAACCTCTGCGCCTTTGCATCGATGAGACGGGTATCGGGATGCAGATGGCCGAAGGATTGCGAAAGAAATACGGCAGCCAGGTAGAGCCGATTCCTTTCACGAATGCGAACAAAGAAGCTATGGCGATTGCGCTTCACAAAGAGTTCGAGAAAGGACGCGCCGGCATCCTGATCCCGAATGACCGGGATCTTATCAGCCAGATCGTTGCTATCAAACGGGAAGTGACCAGTACCGGTGCTTTCCGGTATTCGGTTGAACGTAACGAGAAGCATCACGGGGATAAGTTCTGGGCGCTGGCTTTGGCGAACTGGGCACTACAAGCAAAGGCAAAAGAGATCGTCCTGGAAGAACCGATTACGGTCACTTATGATGACATTCTTAATCAGGGTAGTTACTTTGATTATCTATGA
- a CDS encoding glycosyltransferase — protein sequence MKPIFIYPPTVDWDHLHQRPQQLLKALTRQGCISVFCNTNIMGKRPAGIQFIHENLIVASNIDFYEVVRDMRSNYPGHPIIVYYSYPGQVHMIHQAGADLIIFDSLDEPVNEFAHWLPDYEYAVRSADLVIASAKSLQQRAQAYRSDEVVLVPNGCDYEHFAKAQNLSSPTFKTEGKQVVGFVGAVATWLDWELIRKIAELPLVELVFIGPLYGLTSPPVQASNVKYIGHVPYEELPKHMAEFDVFIIPFLLNDMTKGVSPIKFWEYLATGKPIVSTALPEVVNSAQATIIDHENYAYAVIHDSLDDRLRRIEYAKANSWDERAKRIVSQLEGIIWRITS from the coding sequence ATGAAGCCGATTTTTATTTATCCACCAACCGTTGACTGGGACCATTTGCACCAGCGGCCCCAGCAGCTATTAAAAGCCCTGACGAGGCAAGGTTGCATATCTGTTTTCTGCAACACGAATATAATGGGAAAACGGCCGGCGGGTATTCAATTCATCCATGAGAACCTGATTGTGGCCAGTAATATTGATTTTTACGAAGTGGTTCGTGATATGCGATCCAACTATCCAGGCCATCCCATTATCGTGTATTACTCGTATCCAGGGCAGGTTCATATGATTCACCAGGCTGGTGCTGACCTCATTATCTTTGATTCGCTGGACGAGCCTGTGAACGAGTTTGCGCATTGGCTGCCTGACTACGAGTACGCGGTGCGCAGTGCCGATCTCGTGATCGCTTCGGCAAAGTCCTTACAACAACGGGCGCAAGCGTACCGTTCCGATGAGGTAGTCTTAGTGCCGAATGGCTGTGACTATGAGCACTTTGCAAAGGCGCAGAATCTTTCATCTCCTACATTTAAAACCGAGGGTAAACAGGTTGTAGGGTTTGTTGGTGCAGTGGCCACTTGGCTTGACTGGGAGCTTATCAGGAAGATAGCAGAACTCCCACTTGTTGAGCTTGTATTTATCGGACCACTATACGGATTGACCTCACCACCTGTACAAGCGTCGAACGTAAAATACATCGGTCATGTGCCATATGAGGAACTACCGAAACACATGGCGGAATTCGACGTCTTTATAATCCCTTTTCTGTTAAATGACATGACGAAAGGGGTTAGTCCTATAAAGTTTTGGGAGTACCTCGCGACCGGCAAACCGATTGTAAGTACCGCTCTCCCAGAAGTGGTAAACAGCGCTCAAGCGACGATTATCGATCACGAGAATTATGCTTATGCTGTGATTCATGACAGTCTGGACGACAGGCTAAGGCGAATCGAATACGCGAAAGCAAACTCTTGGGATGAGAGGGCTAAAAGGATTGTATCTCAACTGGAGGGGATCATATGGCGAATAACGAGTTAA
- a CDS encoding glycosyltransferase, whose amino-acid sequence MSRKVAIGCVVRNRAWILPRYLEALENIDYPNKMYLFLENDSEDSTLKILEEFNEKHLLMNNRKGDYCNLATLNTNDPNWARGEYAANQYANLAFLRNNFIEMFLGTDADYLLSIDSDIIVPPDIINRLMEYADEKTIIGAAISNIPGKPLDGKTPGNFMVRHPNGYMVHPPRYELTGVMDVDVDVIGAVYLIPRKALEDGVRYGPHPQGEDIPFCEQAQEKGYKLKVLLDLVCDHRMIRD is encoded by the coding sequence ATGTCGCGGAAAGTCGCAATCGGCTGTGTAGTCCGGAATCGCGCCTGGATCTTGCCGCGATATCTTGAGGCGCTGGAGAACATCGATTACCCAAACAAGATGTATCTGTTCCTTGAGAACGATAGCGAGGACAGTACGTTGAAAATCCTTGAAGAGTTTAACGAGAAACATCTTTTAATGAACAATCGAAAAGGAGATTACTGCAACTTAGCCACGCTCAATACGAATGATCCAAATTGGGCTCGTGGTGAGTATGCGGCCAATCAATATGCGAATCTTGCCTTTCTCCGGAACAACTTCATAGAGATGTTTCTTGGAACCGATGCTGACTATCTCTTGTCGATTGACTCAGATATCATCGTACCGCCTGACATCATAAACCGACTCATGGAGTATGCGGATGAAAAAACCATCATAGGCGCAGCCATCTCAAACATACCCGGCAAACCGCTTGACGGAAAAACGCCGGGTAATTTTATGGTCCGACATCCGAACGGCTATATGGTCCACCCGCCACGATACGAATTGACCGGAGTCATGGATGTGGATGTGGATGTGATCGGGGCAGTGTACCTGATCCCGCGTAAGGCTCTTGAAGATGGTGTGAGGTACGGTCCACATCCGCAAGGAGAGGACATACCGTTCTGTGAGCAGGCGCAAGAGAAGGGTTACAAGCTGAAGGTACTTCTGGATCTTGTTTGTGATCACAGGATGATAAGGGATTAA
- a CDS encoding phage head morphogenesis protein — MGKITNGLRKVLTTFINWLPEGANKQNPHDVGHVAKTSPWLFDYDVFRLNWEKVTILREIDEMLRSDPRIKRANHVFASTAVRRGLTVKVTSEVSEDLAQKAQDLINLLMRSAQINSKLLPWARSLLKDGELYLNPIIDINKRLISDIKNLPAITMQRNEDITGRFPDLNDAFRQIDPVSREIVHKFPLWAVNHIRYDHEPGQLYGNSQYLACRAIWKKLVMTEEDLVVRRRTRAVPRRLHIVGNKDNPGTWDEVKKYKEFNKLDNPKRSTITTDYFGNGLTDIKDLNADAQLDHIKDIEYLQEQLMMGTGVPLHILGFGKNVNRDIVEDQKKQFEEDVQELRDLLEYGDEAPYSGLRAIFDLQLTLQGIDPSLVSYNFIWSDTNNDTLNDKVDRVIKLRSAQPDPLISRELALNYIARDFGLDSQESVKAEIEKIKQEMAEDRTEQQTEAGALNPMKPSTSPTDRYTTQASGKPTTDSKTYNPLHGDKKVIELEKWLADEVRSYFRRVFRTMKKNGIEARIKKLQKLSLAIKDSTVTCKLSERDLAWLDPHGGCGCFQCQMINDAEDEFELSDVVEQQVIEEFDQAWQEHEDSLKITLLSAYAASGKLAFNKIAEEVEDENVGVSISFDFVHSGVKEDLERFAGYRINGIEETTRNLLRRQLAKAYENGETVNQWIERIQSVLDIPDWRAEMIARTEISWAFNRAKLGGYIEAGVSKVRYLAVIDKRTCPTCKEDHEKEFNIHDAPSLPRHPRCRCTTVAVF, encoded by the coding sequence TTGGGAAAAATCACGAACGGCTTACGCAAAGTCCTGACCACGTTCATTAACTGGCTCCCGGAAGGGGCCAACAAACAAAATCCGCATGACGTTGGACATGTCGCTAAGACGTCGCCGTGGCTGTTCGACTACGACGTTTTCCGGCTTAACTGGGAAAAGGTGACGATCTTACGCGAGATTGATGAAATGCTTCGATCGGATCCGCGGATTAAGAGGGCGAATCACGTGTTTGCCTCCACAGCCGTCCGTCGCGGTCTAACCGTGAAAGTCACATCCGAAGTGAGCGAAGACTTAGCACAAAAAGCGCAGGACCTTATCAATTTGCTGATGCGATCGGCACAGATCAACTCAAAACTCTTGCCTTGGGCCAGGTCATTGCTCAAAGACGGGGAATTATATCTGAATCCGATCATTGATATAAACAAAAGACTGATCAGCGATATAAAAAACCTTCCGGCAATCACGATGCAACGGAATGAGGATATTACAGGTCGCTTCCCCGATCTGAACGATGCGTTTCGTCAAATCGACCCTGTATCGCGTGAGATCGTTCATAAGTTCCCCCTTTGGGCTGTAAACCACATTCGGTACGACCACGAGCCCGGTCAACTATATGGGAACAGCCAGTATCTTGCGTGCAGAGCCATATGGAAGAAGCTCGTGATGACGGAGGAAGACCTTGTCGTCCGGCGGCGTACACGGGCGGTTCCCCGGCGTTTGCACATCGTAGGAAATAAGGATAATCCGGGAACGTGGGATGAGGTCAAGAAATACAAGGAATTTAACAAGCTGGACAATCCAAAGAGGTCTACGATCACAACCGACTATTTCGGGAACGGTCTAACGGATATCAAGGATCTGAACGCTGATGCTCAACTGGACCATATTAAGGACATCGAATACCTACAGGAACAGCTCATGATGGGTACAGGCGTCCCTCTTCACATACTGGGCTTCGGTAAAAACGTAAACCGGGACATAGTGGAAGATCAGAAGAAACAGTTTGAAGAGGACGTTCAGGAGCTGCGGGACCTTTTGGAGTATGGCGACGAGGCTCCCTATAGCGGTCTGCGCGCCATTTTTGACCTACAGCTCACTTTGCAGGGGATCGACCCAAGTCTGGTCAGCTACAACTTCATCTGGTCGGATACGAACAATGATACACTGAACGATAAAGTAGATCGTGTCATCAAACTCCGTTCTGCGCAGCCGGATCCATTGATCTCTCGGGAACTTGCATTGAACTACATTGCGCGTGACTTTGGTTTAGATAGCCAGGAGTCAGTAAAAGCGGAAATCGAAAAGATCAAACAAGAGATGGCTGAGGATCGCACAGAACAACAGACAGAAGCCGGTGCGCTAAATCCTATGAAACCCTCGACGTCACCGACAGACCGGTATACAACTCAAGCATCAGGTAAGCCGACAACGGACAGTAAGACTTACAACCCTCTTCACGGAGACAAGAAGGTTATCGAGCTGGAAAAGTGGCTCGCCGATGAAGTCCGTTCTTATTTTCGACGTGTCTTTCGGACCATGAAGAAGAACGGAATCGAGGCGAGGATTAAGAAGCTGCAGAAGCTGAGCCTGGCCATCAAAGACAGCACTGTCACCTGCAAACTGTCCGAACGGGATCTAGCTTGGCTCGATCCTCATGGGGGATGTGGTTGCTTCCAGTGCCAGATGATCAACGATGCCGAAGACGAGTTTGAACTGAGCGACGTGGTGGAGCAACAGGTGATCGAAGAATTTGACCAGGCTTGGCAAGAACATGAGGATTCCTTGAAGATCACATTGTTATCCGCCTATGCCGCTTCCGGGAAATTGGCGTTCAACAAGATTGCTGAGGAAGTAGAGGACGAAAATGTTGGGGTTTCTATCTCGTTTGACTTCGTTCACTCTGGGGTGAAAGAGGATCTGGAACGCTTCGCGGGATATCGGATCAACGGGATCGAGGAAACGACGCGCAATCTGCTTCGAAGGCAACTGGCCAAAGCATACGAAAACGGGGAGACTGTCAATCAGTGGATTGAGCGTATCCAGAGTGTGCTGGATATCCCGGATTGGCGCGCAGAAATGATTGCTCGAACAGAAATATCCTGGGCGTTCAACCGCGCGAAACTTGGAGGATATATCGAAGCAGGGGTGTCCAAAGTGAGGTATCTCGCGGTCATTGATAAACGTACTTGCCCCACGTGCAAAGAAGATCACGAGAAGGAATTCAATATTCATGATGCACCGTCGCTTCCGCGTCATCCGCGATGCCGTTGTACAACCGTGGCCGTTTTTTAG
- a CDS encoding DUF6582 domain-containing protein has product MPSQLFTDMLVAQPTVLDSSSKDKLRVRFKATQANVINSNRRLYPYAVLNDAIQRSDDRIKQNRMIGESPHPKHFIGKDGQIVFDTRLENSVIKIFNQVIDDSGNVYVDAEVLDTAKGRDLKALIDAGVPVGISMRALGDSVRKQINGVMVDVATRLDIHSYDVVMNPATPGCEVVQVLTDSQVAEVLNDGVQITAPACPDCNGEMTAQDPDGDGDLDFYFCPSCKEVYIPEESKSIVQQATQSLRKLPNDPDWDGYSLARQFKMNLPKEPEEGFTDSLSAAQRKKLKDSDFAVPGKRKLPIHDKEHVKLAWDMVDRTKGLTEEERKEARKRILSAAKQMGVDTSDWNKSMTDQVEGEDEHMDIQAILQAMKDSKEFKELVQAEAQAVAKPALDAFEAQRQAEEEAKAKEQAKAEAKAFVDEKLASLKGKVVDEVLDVIADSVKDAENKEAAGVIIDSVLNIYSKAASKLKLDSIGFDGTKTGEGGQVRVEVTHEPKPWEGTVKALLDSFDRLAQEQGHHIDLSIRKVNQPLIQKMIDHMEKKLGYEAFKDSAAFMDSAVVNTDSVSVTTQQLLNQPTIQQALLIQAFQDVESLQFVATETFEGSEVRWPVETFSSAATIDPTTGSPDLLVGESQGIPESVINLSWLTFTPQWRRNAISLTTDVIRTLQSGPAKYDAISRAIYHIGFDKRRKIDNAIYLEMIMAADEYQPKVVTNEQLSAQAVSNGTNVAYKASATVGGTAVATAGSNPIVRPRTKKQELPNGQVQTTVINPLTVTVGGTTLQQGYLDANGNVQGGQFAVDYENGIFYFIGGLGINPNATTPVLPIASYSAVTNYDRWSSSIPNNWNGRPEDYYNSLLQLITKEVALMASAPRFQRPNLGIMSYNVAAFIENASMWYKLNNPDIGKLSGLAESTFFGQRSGVDLARINAPWPAGDGRILLTQKGATRYAIETGYQIEGPYPKYDANGQIIDAKLYYGRENSCIATPQVTDANGNILNPKLRSIKITA; this is encoded by the coding sequence TTGCCAAGTCAGTTGTTCACGGACATGTTAGTGGCTCAACCCACTGTTTTAGATTCATCCAGTAAAGATAAACTGCGTGTCCGTTTTAAAGCAACGCAAGCGAATGTAATCAATTCAAACCGTCGCTTGTATCCGTATGCGGTTTTAAACGATGCGATTCAACGGTCCGACGATCGGATCAAGCAAAACCGAATGATTGGAGAGTCACCTCATCCAAAGCATTTTATTGGCAAGGATGGACAGATTGTATTCGATACACGCCTTGAAAATTCGGTGATCAAGATTTTTAACCAGGTCATTGATGATTCTGGAAATGTTTACGTTGATGCTGAAGTATTGGACACGGCAAAGGGTCGCGATCTGAAAGCATTGATTGATGCGGGGGTTCCGGTCGGTATCTCCATGCGCGCGCTCGGTGACAGTGTTCGCAAACAGATTAACGGTGTCATGGTGGATGTGGCCACGCGGCTGGACATTCACTCCTATGATGTCGTCATGAATCCGGCCACACCTGGTTGCGAGGTGGTGCAGGTCTTAACCGATAGCCAAGTGGCAGAGGTGCTGAACGATGGGGTTCAGATCACCGCACCGGCCTGTCCGGATTGCAACGGCGAAATGACCGCGCAGGATCCAGACGGAGACGGTGATTTGGACTTTTACTTCTGTCCCTCTTGCAAAGAGGTGTACATCCCGGAGGAATCCAAGTCGATCGTTCAGCAGGCCACGCAATCTTTACGTAAACTCCCGAACGATCCTGATTGGGACGGGTACTCCTTGGCCCGGCAGTTTAAGATGAACTTGCCTAAAGAGCCGGAAGAGGGGTTCACCGATTCGTTAAGTGCCGCACAGAGGAAAAAGCTTAAGGACAGCGACTTTGCCGTTCCCGGTAAACGTAAGCTACCAATTCATGACAAGGAACACGTAAAGCTCGCCTGGGACATGGTGGACCGTACAAAAGGTCTCACTGAGGAAGAACGCAAGGAAGCACGCAAGCGGATCCTTTCGGCCGCTAAGCAAATGGGCGTGGATACGTCCGACTGGAACAAGTCGATGACAGATCAAGTAGAAGGAGAGGATGAACATATGGATATTCAGGCTATCTTACAAGCTATGAAAGACAGCAAGGAGTTCAAAGAACTTGTACAAGCGGAAGCACAAGCAGTTGCGAAGCCAGCGTTGGATGCTTTCGAAGCACAACGTCAGGCAGAGGAAGAAGCAAAGGCCAAGGAACAGGCCAAAGCGGAAGCAAAGGCTTTCGTGGATGAAAAACTGGCATCTCTCAAAGGGAAAGTGGTCGATGAAGTGCTGGATGTGATCGCCGACTCCGTAAAAGATGCTGAGAACAAAGAGGCAGCGGGCGTGATCATTGACAGTGTATTGAACATTTATTCAAAAGCCGCATCGAAACTCAAACTGGATTCCATCGGCTTTGATGGAACAAAGACAGGGGAAGGTGGTCAGGTGCGCGTAGAGGTTACCCATGAGCCGAAGCCGTGGGAAGGTACAGTCAAAGCCTTGCTCGACAGCTTTGACCGTTTGGCCCAAGAGCAAGGGCATCACATTGATCTTAGCATCCGAAAAGTGAATCAGCCTTTGATTCAAAAAATGATCGATCATATGGAGAAGAAATTGGGGTATGAAGCGTTCAAGGATTCTGCGGCTTTCATGGACAGTGCTGTGGTGAACACTGACAGCGTCTCTGTGACCACCCAACAATTGCTGAACCAGCCGACGATTCAACAAGCGCTTCTGATCCAGGCATTCCAGGATGTGGAGTCCTTGCAATTCGTCGCAACGGAAACCTTTGAAGGTTCTGAAGTTCGTTGGCCGGTTGAAACGTTTAGCAGCGCGGCGACCATCGACCCGACGACTGGATCTCCTGATTTACTCGTGGGAGAAAGCCAGGGAATCCCTGAATCGGTAATTAACTTGTCCTGGCTCACGTTTACACCCCAATGGCGTCGAAATGCCATCAGCTTGACGACGGACGTTATTCGTACACTGCAATCGGGTCCGGCGAAATATGATGCGATCAGCCGCGCAATCTATCACATCGGTTTCGATAAGAGACGGAAGATCGATAATGCGATCTATCTTGAAATGATTATGGCAGCCGACGAATATCAGCCAAAGGTTGTAACCAACGAGCAATTATCGGCGCAAGCTGTAAGCAACGGAACCAACGTTGCCTATAAAGCGAGCGCAACGGTTGGCGGAACCGCAGTGGCAACCGCTGGATCGAATCCGATCGTCCGTCCGCGTACCAAGAAACAGGAATTGCCGAACGGACAAGTACAAACCACTGTCATTAACCCGTTAACGGTTACGGTTGGCGGTACAACTTTGCAACAAGGATATCTTGATGCCAACGGTAACGTACAAGGCGGACAATTCGCGGTCGATTACGAAAACGGTATTTTCTATTTCATCGGTGGGCTTGGTATCAATCCGAATGCAACGACACCCGTTCTGCCGATTGCATCTTACAGTGCCGTAACCAACTATGATCGTTGGTCCTCTTCGATTCCAAACAACTGGAATGGCCGACCGGAAGATTACTATAACAGCCTGCTGCAGCTGATCACAAAAGAAGTGGCACTCATGGCCAGCGCTCCCCGTTTCCAACGTCCGAATTTGGGGATTATGAGTTACAACGTGGCGGCATTCATCGAAAATGCTTCCATGTGGTACAAACTCAATAACCCGGATATCGGTAAACTGTCCGGGTTGGCTGAGTCCACATTCTTCGGTCAACGTTCCGGTGTCGATCTGGCACGAATCAATGCGCCATGGCCGGCTGGTGATGGACGAATCCTTCTGACACAAAAAGGTGCAACGCGTTACGCAATCGAAACTGGATATCAAATCGAAGGTCCATATCCGAAATATGATGCAAACGGCCAAATCATCGACGCGAAGCTGTACTATGGCCGTGAAAATAGCTGTATCGCGACACCGCAAGTCACGGATGCAAACGGAAATATCCTCAACCCCAAACTCCGTTCCATCAAAATCACTGCCTAA
- a CDS encoding phage adaptor protein codes for MATIADYRLSVRTMIRDTAGLGATPNPSQFIFQDWEIDAFTQSAVLAYSKYRGRRKPYTLTLQPGQSQYPLPADWMTVDLASFHQAIGLDSDVDLSQFASFVLPSLNPSIPLKDLTFDWYDSDQFVLVSPTPQATATINFAYFAAHTVDQNGSSIPSADFDYVVLAAASRVLDTLAVDRGMKMQKYKIGQGLMIDDSEVAKRLQEQAKAYWERFEQFVRFRPFGVMG; via the coding sequence ATGGCGACGATTGCAGATTATCGTCTTTCGGTTCGGACCATGATCCGGGATACGGCCGGGCTGGGCGCAACGCCTAACCCGTCTCAGTTTATCTTTCAGGACTGGGAGATCGATGCTTTCACTCAATCCGCGGTTCTTGCGTACTCCAAGTATCGGGGGCGCAGGAAGCCGTACACGCTCACCCTGCAGCCGGGGCAGTCCCAGTATCCATTGCCAGCAGATTGGATGACGGTGGATCTTGCATCGTTTCATCAGGCGATAGGACTTGATTCGGACGTGGACTTGTCTCAATTCGCCAGTTTCGTTTTGCCGTCCTTGAATCCGTCGATCCCGCTAAAAGATCTGACGTTTGACTGGTACGATTCCGATCAATTTGTACTCGTAAGTCCAACTCCGCAAGCCACGGCAACGATCAATTTTGCGTACTTCGCGGCGCACACGGTGGATCAAAACGGTTCTTCCATCCCGTCGGCCGATTTCGATTATGTGGTGTTGGCCGCTGCCAGCCGAGTATTGGATACGCTGGCTGTGGATCGCGGGATGAAGATGCAAAAGTATAAGATCGGGCAAGGACTCATGATCGATGATTCGGAAGTGGCCAAACGCCTTCAGGAACAGGCAAAAGCCTACTGGGAACGTTTTGAACAGTTCGTACGATTCCGTCCGTTCGGGGTGATGGGCTGA
- a CDS encoding HK97-gp10 family putative phage morphogenesis protein: MAEKINSLDALILKLNKATSVMKEEVRGALQKSVEKVQQTAVSKFGQYQPAVGPFPAWAVLSQQTIRQKLRAGAPGDDPLIGHYAGKRKNSVYPTILRNSIQAQVKGLVGYVGTNNPVGEWQEFGTRHIPPRPFLRPALYQEQEFIKEQFKGALAKTMLRSL; the protein is encoded by the coding sequence TTGGCGGAGAAAATCAATTCGTTGGATGCGCTTATCCTGAAGCTTAACAAGGCTACCTCCGTCATGAAGGAGGAAGTCCGGGGAGCTCTTCAAAAGAGCGTTGAAAAGGTGCAGCAAACAGCTGTAAGTAAGTTTGGGCAGTATCAGCCTGCGGTCGGTCCTTTCCCGGCGTGGGCGGTTCTCTCGCAACAAACGATCAGGCAGAAATTGCGAGCGGGAGCACCGGGAGATGATCCGTTGATCGGACATTACGCGGGGAAACGAAAAAACAGCGTCTATCCTACGATTTTACGTAATTCGATACAGGCACAAGTGAAGGGACTCGTCGGATACGTAGGAACCAATAACCCCGTCGGGGAATGGCAGGAATTCGGTACACGACATATTCCGCCTCGTCCTTTTCTACGCCCGGCCTTGTACCAGGAGCAGGAGTTCATCAAGGAACAGTTCAAGGGGGCCTTGGCGAAAACCATGTTGAGGAGCTTGTAA